A genomic region of bacterium contains the following coding sequences:
- a CDS encoding TIGR02391 family protein, protein MADYFEKFEIIVRKAKYFTDTPLLPSEGLHLFEERNIHPSLQNIAKRLFDDGHFAQATFEAFKFLDKEVQRHAKNKEFGVKLMMQVFNEKSPQIKLSALSSESECDEQEGYKFLFAGSVLAIRNPRGHEYIIKDTIDQCLDHLVLVSLLLRRLDDAGYHCKKI, encoded by the coding sequence ATGGCTGACTATTTTGAGAAATTTGAAATAATAGTCAGAAAAGCAAAATACTTCACTGATACACCATTGTTGCCCTCTGAGGGGCTGCATTTATTCGAGGAAAGAAATATTCATCCTTCATTGCAAAACATTGCCAAAAGGTTGTTTGATGATGGTCATTTCGCTCAGGCTACTTTTGAAGCTTTTAAATTTCTTGATAAGGAGGTTCAAAGGCATGCTAAAAACAAGGAGTTTGGTGTTAAATTGATGATGCAAGTGTTTAATGAAAAATCACCTCAAATTAAACTATCCGCGTTGTCGTCAGAAAGTGAATGTGATGAACAAGAAGGCTATAAATTCTTATTCGCTGGTTCTGTTTTAGCAATACGGAATCCAAGAGGCCATGAATACATTATTAAAGATACAATAGATCAATGCCTGGATCATTTGGTTTTGGTGTCTTTGCTGCTGCGAAGATTGGATGATGCAGGATACCACTGCAAAAAAATATAG
- a CDS encoding class I SAM-dependent methyltransferase, with product MISSFFQGRALELWLHGITPEQSAAEVDFLAEELRVSPGMHLLDAPCGGGRHAAVFAARGYRVTGVDHSPGMLALARQALAPYAGRCEVVQADLRDIAGEGLYDGAYAFGNSFGYFDREGMAAYLGALARSLKPGAWFVADTALSAESILPTLTDHEWYEAGDFTVLIDNTYHVTENRLEMEYRIYRKGSSVAELCTLCQWVYSLGELSAMLNSAGLELVEAYGSTTREPFRVGSGWLVFTARKTA from the coding sequence ATGATATCTTCTTTCTTCCAGGGCCGCGCCCTGGAGCTGTGGCTGCACGGGATCACCCCGGAGCAGAGTGCGGCCGAGGTGGATTTCCTGGCTGAGGAACTCCGTGTGTCACCGGGCATGCACCTGTTGGATGCCCCCTGCGGCGGGGGCCGTCATGCCGCTGTGTTCGCCGCGCGCGGCTACCGGGTTACCGGGGTGGACCACAGCCCCGGGATGCTGGCCCTGGCGCGCCAAGCCCTGGCCCCGTACGCCGGCCGGTGCGAGGTTGTCCAGGCGGACCTGCGGGACATTGCGGGCGAGGGGCTCTATGATGGGGCCTACGCGTTCGGCAACAGTTTCGGCTATTTCGACCGCGAGGGCATGGCTGCCTACCTGGGCGCCCTGGCGCGCAGCCTGAAACCTGGGGCGTGGTTCGTGGCCGACACCGCCCTGTCCGCCGAGTCGATCCTTCCCACGCTGACCGACCACGAATGGTACGAGGCCGGGGATTTTACCGTCCTTATAGACAACACCTACCACGTAACGGAAAACCGCCTCGAAATGGAGTACCGTATCTACCGGAAAGGCTCGTCAGTGGCGGAGCTTTGCACGCTCTGTCAGTGGGTCTACAGCCTGGGCGAACTGAGCGCGATGCTCAACAGCGCCGGCCTCGAGTTGGTCGAGGCCTATGGCTCCACCACCCGCGAGCCGTTCCGGGTCGGCTCGGGCTGGCTCGTTTTCACCGCCCGGAAGACCGCCTGA
- a CDS encoding PAS domain S-box protein → MIRKYFQDSAEACLVLDATGRVSVANTQAHGMCPRESRLVGREWTALFVTRSMRSRVKQEFLRFLAVGTGKYEIECKLPGSARVGGGIVWSHVACRDEITGGTVVLSTGRDIASNLKEREERQVLLASSSALYGRSFFDHLVKAVSLWLGADGVLFGRITDQGRRVESISYYLDRKHLRGIRYPLEGTPCADTLKTWFLHYPESVCLHYPKATNLSRLKMEGYVGLPLRGARGEVIGLLVAVSRRRLELPVFARETLPLIAARLASDLERCDAREDLVRSERRFRELFFNAPIAYQSLDVRGRILNVNQAWLDMLGYTREEVIGRPYIEILPRNKRGQFPCSFSRMKKMGGLRGAELELEHKSGRRLLVSVDGNVVMDAQGRFSRTYCMLTDITERRKAENALEEERKKLTLSLEYEKIISGSASQLNSSESFQNTIDEILLVLGDKLWLDSAGFYSFDEPAGTAVRLSLWVRVESALKKLLPESIQLSRYERLFKRILGGRDLIIDDIASVPDRNHSGLAVFGGSAIYVCPLVIAGLTKGFLVFLRRGTVRWAKEEIGALRVISDLIVGAWERHSHFQALLESERGRVEAVRLAEESARLASIGVLAAGITHEINQPLNAIKITTDSILLWIQMNQGLLPEEFGDWLQLIPAHVNRIVEIIQQMRSYWVPTEKAEVRELNLNESIRKALSLVDTQLYNHGIHLDIRLAAGELVLVGNAIHLEQVLINLVVNAMQALDTEQHRDKWIRVSTRRRQQRIILKVEDNGPGFKIPNVEKIFDPFYSTKRQGTGSGLGLAIVRRFVTEHGGSITAANGKKAGAVFTISLPAWGKED, encoded by the coding sequence TTGATCCGGAAGTATTTCCAGGACAGCGCGGAGGCTTGTCTCGTGCTGGATGCCACGGGCCGGGTCAGTGTTGCCAACACCCAGGCCCACGGGATGTGCCCTCGTGAAAGCCGTCTTGTCGGACGTGAATGGACTGCGCTTTTTGTCACGCGTTCGATGCGTAGCCGGGTTAAGCAGGAATTCCTGCGATTTCTGGCCGTTGGGACAGGTAAATACGAAATCGAATGCAAACTCCCGGGCAGCGCGCGGGTCGGCGGAGGAATCGTCTGGAGCCATGTCGCCTGCCGGGATGAGATAACCGGCGGGACAGTTGTCCTTTCCACCGGCCGGGACATCGCCAGCAATCTGAAAGAGCGGGAGGAACGCCAGGTGCTGCTGGCGTCCTCCTCGGCCTTGTACGGACGGAGTTTTTTCGATCATCTGGTCAAGGCGGTGAGTCTCTGGCTCGGGGCGGATGGGGTGCTGTTCGGCCGGATAACAGACCAGGGCCGGAGAGTGGAGTCAATATCATATTATCTGGACAGAAAGCACTTGCGCGGGATACGCTATCCTCTGGAGGGCACGCCCTGCGCCGACACGCTGAAGACGTGGTTCCTCCACTATCCCGAGTCTGTCTGCCTGCATTATCCGAAAGCCACCAACCTGAGCCGCTTGAAAATGGAGGGCTATGTCGGGCTGCCGCTCAGGGGCGCCCGGGGGGAGGTAATCGGCCTTCTGGTAGCAGTTTCACGCCGGAGGCTTGAACTGCCGGTCTTCGCCCGCGAGACCCTGCCTCTGATCGCGGCCCGCCTGGCCTCGGACCTGGAGCGCTGCGATGCGCGCGAGGACCTGGTCCGAAGCGAAAGACGGTTCCGCGAACTCTTTTTCAATGCACCCATCGCCTACCAGTCGCTGGATGTGCGGGGACGGATACTCAACGTAAACCAAGCCTGGCTCGACATGCTGGGCTACACCCGGGAAGAGGTGATTGGCCGGCCCTATATCGAGATCCTTCCACGGAACAAGCGTGGCCAATTCCCCTGCTCGTTCAGTCGGATGAAGAAAATGGGCGGCTTACGGGGGGCCGAGCTGGAACTGGAACACAAGAGCGGACGGCGGTTGCTGGTGTCCGTGGACGGCAACGTGGTTATGGATGCGCAAGGACGGTTCAGCCGGACCTACTGCATGCTGACCGACATCACCGAGCGCCGCAAGGCCGAGAATGCCCTGGAGGAGGAAAGGAAAAAGCTGACCCTGAGCCTGGAGTATGAAAAGATCATCTCCGGCTCGGCCTCGCAGCTCAATTCCTCCGAGTCGTTCCAGAACACGATAGATGAAATCCTGCTGGTGCTGGGGGACAAGCTGTGGCTTGACAGCGCCGGTTTCTACAGTTTCGATGAGCCGGCCGGGACAGCGGTGAGGCTCAGCCTGTGGGTCCGGGTCGAGTCAGCCCTGAAAAAGCTGCTGCCCGAGAGTATCCAGCTCAGCCGGTACGAAAGACTGTTCAAACGGATTCTCGGCGGGCGGGACCTGATTATCGACGACATTGCGAGCGTTCCCGATCGCAACCATTCGGGCCTGGCCGTTTTCGGCGGCTCGGCGATATATGTCTGTCCGCTGGTGATCGCGGGCCTGACCAAAGGTTTCCTCGTGTTCCTGCGCCGCGGCACGGTGCGCTGGGCAAAAGAGGAAATCGGCGCCCTGCGGGTGATTTCGGACCTCATCGTGGGGGCCTGGGAGAGGCATTCACATTTCCAGGCCCTGCTCGAATCCGAGCGGGGGCGGGTCGAGGCGGTGCGGCTGGCCGAGGAATCGGCGCGGCTGGCCTCCATCGGCGTGCTGGCTGCGGGAATCACCCATGAGATCAACCAGCCGTTGAACGCAATCAAGATCACCACCGACAGCATCCTGCTCTGGATCCAGATGAACCAGGGCCTCCTGCCGGAGGAATTCGGCGACTGGCTGCAGCTTATCCCGGCGCATGTGAACCGGATCGTGGAAATCATCCAGCAGATGCGTTCTTACTGGGTGCCGACAGAAAAGGCCGAGGTGCGCGAGCTGAACCTCAACGAATCGATCCGCAAGGCGCTTTCGCTGGTCGACACCCAGTTGTACAATCACGGCATCCATCTGGATATTCGGCTGGCCGCGGGGGAGCTTGTGCTGGTGGGCAATGCGATTCACCTGGAGCAGGTGCTGATAAACCTGGTGGTCAACGCCATGCAGGCCCTCGACACCGAACAGCACCGGGACAAGTGGATTCGTGTCAGCACCCGCCGCCGTCAGCAGCGCATCATCCTCAAGGTCGAAGACAACGGTCCGGGGTTCAAGATACCGAACGTGGAGAAAATATTCGATCCGTTTTACAGCACGAAACGCCAGGGCACGGGCAGCGGCCTCGGCCTGGCCATTGTCAGGCGTTTCGTCACCGAGCACGGCGGCAGCATAACGGCGGCTAACGGCAAAAAGGCGGGAGCGGTGTTCACGATCAGCCTTCCGGCTTGGGGAAAAGAGGACTGA
- a CDS encoding sigma-54 dependent transcriptional regulator — MNILLVDDTALDRRILSDYLVNQLGHSVISCEDGIQACECFSKDPTPLVISDFRMPGCNGIELLKRIKSTPAGELTDVVLITGHGDLDTAIAALRGGAYDYLRKPINLLELTAVVQRVLEHQRLLRDNIELTSRFEARVAEATRETEERLERIRSAYAGAVGIGRIGIFSERMRDVIDMAQRLHQDRSVPVLIEGETGTGKEIIARLVHFGAAETAAPFVTINCSAIAPTLFESELFGYEGGAFTGAKKSGQIGKLELAAGGTLFLDEIGDMPLELQPKLLRVLQEREFYRVGGLKNNRLDVRIICATNRDLDQMVESGAFRRDLFYRLNVGMIRLAPLRQRQEDIVPLAEMFLRRLSEQKKRKFKDIDPAAASLLVEHEWPGNVRELQNAMERVVLLYDDARVRPEHLNFLRPQDVLEQAGVGRNHRGLLEIAFPEESCKLAELEKRITQHVLEMFDGNKTMAAKYLDITRNTLRSKLGDP, encoded by the coding sequence ATGAACATACTGCTTGTCGACGATACGGCCCTGGACCGGAGAATCCTGTCGGATTATCTGGTCAATCAACTTGGGCACAGCGTCATCTCCTGCGAGGATGGGATCCAGGCCTGCGAGTGTTTCTCCAAGGACCCCACCCCCCTGGTGATAAGCGATTTCCGGATGCCGGGCTGTAACGGGATCGAGCTGCTCAAGCGGATCAAATCCACCCCGGCCGGGGAGTTGACCGATGTCGTGCTGATCACCGGGCACGGTGATCTGGACACCGCGATTGCCGCCCTGCGCGGCGGGGCCTACGATTATCTGCGCAAGCCGATCAACCTCCTGGAACTCACCGCGGTGGTCCAGCGCGTGCTGGAACACCAGCGTCTGCTGCGCGACAACATAGAGCTGACCAGCCGTTTCGAGGCCCGTGTGGCCGAGGCCACGCGGGAGACCGAGGAACGCCTGGAACGCATCCGCAGCGCATATGCCGGCGCGGTTGGGATCGGACGGATCGGGATTTTTTCCGAACGCATGCGCGATGTGATCGATATGGCGCAGCGGCTGCATCAGGACCGCTCGGTCCCCGTGCTGATCGAGGGTGAGACCGGCACCGGCAAGGAGATCATCGCCCGTCTGGTGCATTTCGGCGCGGCCGAGACCGCGGCGCCCTTTGTCACGATCAACTGCTCGGCGATAGCTCCCACCCTGTTCGAAAGCGAGCTGTTCGGCTACGAGGGGGGGGCTTTCACCGGGGCCAAGAAATCCGGCCAGATTGGCAAGCTTGAGCTCGCCGCCGGGGGGACGCTCTTTCTGGACGAGATCGGCGATATGCCGCTGGAGCTGCAACCGAAGCTGTTGCGGGTGCTCCAGGAAAGGGAATTCTACCGGGTGGGCGGCCTGAAAAACAACCGCCTGGATGTGAGGATCATCTGCGCCACCAACCGCGATCTCGATCAGATGGTGGAAAGCGGCGCGTTCCGCCGCGACCTGTTCTACCGCCTGAATGTGGGGATGATCAGGCTTGCGCCGCTGCGTCAGCGCCAGGAAGACATAGTCCCGCTGGCCGAGATGTTCCTCCGTCGTTTGTCCGAACAGAAAAAGCGCAAGTTCAAGGATATAGACCCCGCTGCGGCCAGCCTGCTCGTGGAGCACGAGTGGCCGGGCAATGTCAGGGAGCTGCAGAACGCGATGGAACGGGTCGTGCTTCTTTATGATGACGCCAGGGTGCGGCCGGAACACCTGAATTTCCTGCGGCCACAGGACGTGCTGGAGCAGGCCGGAGTGGGCAGGAATCACAGAGGCTTGCTGGAGATAGCTTTCCCGGAAGAAAGCTGTAAACTCGCGGAGCTGGAAAAAAGGATCACGCAGCATGTCCTTGA